The segment GAAACAAGAACTAGCAGGTGGttttgttattacttattacatTTTGTGGTAAGTCACAGTGTTATAATCCTACACCATAGACAGCACAACAACCAAAAGCCCTTATTTTGAACAGACATATTAAAGAATTGACATTACTATCTTGTGCCTAACAAAAGACAAAACACAGGaagtttcttaattttattgttcccAAAATGTATTACAGTTAGTAACTGAAATTTCTCATACTTTCAGATAGGAAGGCGGAATTCAAAGCAGCCGCCCTATCCAGCAAGCACTCGGGAGACAAAACCTTAGCGCTGGAGTACCTCAAGGTTGTCAAACAGTTTGATATAGTGGTGGAGGCGTACAAATCTGGTCAAGAGATGGATCTCAGCGAACTGCCAACTCCTGAGGGCATCGCGGCCGCCGTCAAGGGACAGAAGGAAGAAGAACAAGTCCAGAACGCCGCAGGTGTCTAGAAGATTACCAAATATTTTGAAgcacatacatttatatacttaattttttctcCATTGTATCATACATCAGATTTTTGTTCGTGTATagaaaatcaaatacaaacatttgacTGGTTTTTTTTTCCGTATTAATTCCTACTTAAtggtttaagttaaaaaaagccTAAAGAACtgaataactataaaattaaagtggttagttttatgtaaattcaattatggatgaaaaaaaaattacaaaaattaaatgctaTAATCTGTAGCAACTTATCTGGCAATACTAatcaaaatagaataatagaataaaatttataatctttggtatatttataaactatagtgacatttatttcttctttCAGAACCAGACCCTGAAGTCCCTCCGGAGCCAGCAGGTTTAATCACTGCCTCCTCTGTAGACGAGGCTCTGAGACAACGACTCGCGCATTTTCaggtaaaatgtttatattaagtaccaatgtgatcttttccgagtcgtatgtactttctaagagtgtttagacaccactgacggacggtgaaggaaaacatcgtgaggaaacctggtcttataatttcaaattataagactgaACTCGCCaatccgtcttgagcaagcgtggtgattaatgatctaaccttctccatgtgagaagaggcctttgcctTTGTAATGttacttttcaataataattacattataataaatcaatccTCTATAGTCGGTCTATAAAATCCGTTAGTGCTCTGTGATTCTTCTTTAATGTTTCAGTATTTTGTCTCTATTTCAACTATCAGTTACACAAATGTTAAACCAATCAATCCTACTTCTAtgtatctataatatttttgtttgttttttattcaaatatgtcACTTCAGAATACACAATAGGAATATATGTGATGgttgaaattaattagtaatttaattctatctatataagtattaatatgGTAAATGATGTCAAAGGAACAAGAAAGTAAGGCGAAGGACGAGGGGAACACGTCGAAGGCCCGTCGTATGGGGCGGATAGTGAAACAGTACCAGGACGCCATCAAGATGCATAAGGCCGGGCGTCCCATACCCACCGACGAGCTGCCCACGCCCAATGGATACGCACCCATACCGACTGGCGAGGTGACGCACACATCAATACACACGTTGATGtcgtataaatgttatataatttttggtcTAGATGTTAATTGATCATTATGTTTCCAGTCGCCCTCCCCGCGGCCCGCTCCGTCTGCTTCCCCCCGCCGTCCCGCCCCTACGTCTGTCCCGTCCCCGTCCCCGTCCCCGTCCCCGTCCCGTGCCCCGTCCCGTTACGACAAACAGATTGCTCTATTGCTACACAAACAGAAGCAATTTAAAGAGGCAGCGCTGCAAGCTAAGAAGGACGGTCAGttgaacttatattaatattcataatcatGGTCAGTTTTGATAACTTCCTAAACAAAACATATCACGAGAAGTTTGTACGCGTAGGTTTCTACACACACctactaatattttcttcatacaAGATGAGGTTTGAGTTTAGACGTGACGTATTTCTATAGAGAATAACCCGCACCTACTTCCGCTTACGGTGACACGGGCTGGAAGGCGGCGCTAGTATCGACTCGTCGTTTAAATTCGATAGATggcatttttaagaaaatattaatgtaatgtaataaatcttTGTGAACATCGCATTGACTTTTGTGTGAAAAAAGTATGTAAGTGAGATCGTAACAATATTGGTTCAGCCGTTTCATGTGTGGGGTAAGCACTGCTTATTTGCTTTCATGAAATGCTCGTCACTGGGTGCGTATAtaacgtataaaatatgttatataataatattaaatatatatatgtatttagatttaaaagtaTACTATAAGAATATCCGTCTTGCATTAATAAAGACTGGGTTATCCTAAGACTCGTTTGTCCCTAAATATCTCGTGTGCGTCAAGCCAGTTTTACTTAGAAatgataagtaaaaaaaaattactaattgaTTTCATTCTAGTTTGTAGCGaatttttgtgttaatttaacattaaagtagttttattaataatattccagGTAACATCGAACAAGCGAAGGAATACCTCCGAGCAGCGAAGGGTTTCGATTCAGTGTTGGAGGCGGCTCGCGGCGGATTGGCCGTGGACCTCGCCTCACTACCACCATCTCCCGGCGAACAGAAGACCTTGGAGGACACGTGAGATACACTCATATAGTGATCGTAACAAATTAAACGGTGACGTGAAAAATTTTGCACGTTTAACCGGAACTGTACTTGGTTATAACAATCACGTTATCGTAAATATCCAAATTCTAGATACTCCCAAAAAAGCTCTACAAGAGgaaaaattatcttaacatTTCAGTTTCGACATAGTAACAGTGGAGGAATGCGTGTCTGTTGGCGACATCACGAGCGAGGATACCGACGTGATGGCCGCCTTACAGAGGCAGCTCACCAAGCAGATGAAGATGTGTCTCACCAACAAGGAACATTACCGCGCCATGGGCAACGTGGCCGAGAGCAACAGGTACCACCACCTCGCCGCCACCACCAAGCAGGACCTGGACATGGTCATAGTGGCCAGGAGGTGGGTTCAGGAATACAAGCACCATAAATCATATATAGTCCAGGACTATAAGATAGCAGCAGTCACTGGTCCGCATACCTTGACATATGTCAGCAATAAGCTCTAAGAATAGTTATTATGTGAAActgtcaaattatttatatcggaAAATTTGTAGTGAGTTCAATCGTATATAATGTTCGTAAAAATTaatcctaattttttttagacactGTTGAAATTGACCAACgaaacgatatatatatttaataaaagtccaTAGACTAAATCCAATAGACGTcccaaaagaaaatattgtggtaaataaaaacgtttttaattaattccagTCTCAGCCAGGGTCCTCCCAAGTTCCACTACGAGAACCGCAAGTTTTCTATAGTACAATGCAACACCGACCTCAACGAGACGGACCTCGAGCTGACCATAGTCCGAGGGATCACGTACAACGTCGCCAACCCCAAGGACGTCGACACATACGTCAAGTTTGAGTTCCCGTTCCCACAGGTTATAttcaagtatttaataaaaatatttttctcattgtACACTGTAGgaagcatatattttttctttatgtcaACACCTAGTTATCAAAGCTGACGATATTTTGTGACTtttcttataaacataaaaattacatgtaatattattgtttaaaaataaagtaaaatgcattttatataaacctgTAACCatcaaaaaaatcttcaacgAAGCTATTAAAGGCTGGATATACCCATTATATGAATATCGgtagttttaaatgttgtaACACCctcattaatatcatttataatggTATTAAGAATtcatactaaattaaaataattgtagttaacattttgatatttgCACTTAAAGCTGGTTACAGTATTGccagttataaaaattcaacttTAAATAACCCTGAAAAGTAAAGAGAAATTTAGGTAATAGTTACTTAAggataaaaactaatttcttCCCCCAGGATGCGCCCGTTAGTGACCGTACTCAACTGATCAAAGACACGAACAATCCTCAGTACGACGCAGTGTTCAGTATACCGATACAGAGGAGCTCGAGAGCGTGTCTTAGAGTGTTCAAGAGACACGCCATCAAGTTTGAGGTGTACTCCAGGGGGTAAGGAAATATCTtattaaccgacttcaaaaatagtttattatgtaTGCATGCGGCTTCGCACAAAACTGTACATGACTCGATACAGACTCGATCTGAGATAATATTTACCAATGTTATCTTATTCTAAGACATTCAAAGATTATAATGGAGccatatttcatatttctctcatctgtaaataacaaattttctcACCAGAATGAAACAAACACAGGTAATTGTACACTAATTATGACATTACCACATCGGCTCCAGTCATGACATTACCTCATCTCATGACCATCAACGTAATGATAAccgataatttaaatttatcgctCGTAATTTACGTTTGCTACAACGTtagtaattcatattattattactgtgtttataattttttcatttcttttccttttttttttattgtcatacttattttaatcGGCTGTGACACTGATACGTTGTGAAGCTGAATAACTCCGCAGTGTATTTAGTTATTACGCTGATATTCGTAAAAAACGTATAACTTTTggttaatataaatcttttggTCATTTGCATAAAATACTGGACTGTAGTTTATTACATCATtgcattataaatgttattttagacAGATCACCCAAACCTATTGAGCCACTTTATTTCGTTCTTTAGTCCATTATTTTGTCAGTCTTGATATATCCATCTGTTTCTTCGTCTGCTTGGACTTAAAAGAATACATGTATTAAGATAAATGGGATAACCACaagacagcgccatctatcgtctgCGGAACGTGACTTGATACAAAAAGCTACTTTATGCGTCTTCCAAGTTGATCCTCCCACTGCATACGTAGTTTCCAGTTTTTGCATTCACAAATCTTGGCGCTCTCATCTTGTAAATATAATCAGAGCTATATGTTAATCACTTTCTACCATTCATCGTCCATGAActcatcatttatatttaaaaaaaaaaaatttctcatAGCTTCTGGcatgtattgtataatttagttCGTGTATAGACAACCCCGCACGTGATGAGCCCTTCCCCGTTGTATAGGTGTTCGTTGTGTTGCAGCGGATGGTTCAGGAGCGACACCCTGGTGGGTTCCGTGTCTGTGAAGTTGGCGCCTCTGGAGTCCGTCACCACGCTCCACGACTCCTACCCCGTTCGTATCATATATTAAACTCAGACACCAACacttttcatacatatatagctATGTACAAGTCACTCAGTACCTTGCATAGTACAGAAATCTTTGATATTGACCTTGTAGAAGATTTCGCAATATTTAGAAGTAATCATATAAAACTTAGctctcataaattttattaccttaGTATTCAAATCTCATTATATGATATCACAACAGCTTACTTccttttacttattatattaattacttacaatataattcTGATACTTTTCtcctataaaattaattaagttactACAATTTCTTCTGTAACCAGCTTCCCATACATTGCCAACCGTTGGCTCTCCTAATACTTATTTGTTCatcaattaattgtatttataactgtCCCCTCAGTTAATGGAGGGTCGTCGTCCTGCCGGGGGTTCCCTGGAGGTGAAGCTTCGTGTCCGGACTCCCCTACTTCAACAGCAGTTTGAGCACACCACAGTCCGATGGCTCATCATAGACCCATAGACTACAACATGCTTGATAATTCACAAAAAGTAGTAGGAAAGGTTCGAGTCTCTTAGACGATTGGGTTATAcacatataactttaaaatagcaggttatattatataatattttttgctaggtggcattaattttttatttttccaaaacaATGGAGAAAAATTTGTAAGAACTGATAAACAGCTTGTTTTATAGCAATATTTAGTGCCACTGTcctaaaaaatgtattaattttgttatgtgaagtaattttaatgcTCCTCACATTGTTTTGTGAACATTGTGTTGTTTTTTCTCCTTtgacagtaatatttttagtttcaaacttatataaatcctttttattttcaaaaaatttcttCACAATCGTTTGCTATTTCATCTTTCAGCTGAAATCTCAAATAAACTGCTTTAATAAAGACGTGAtccatttatatcattaaaacataataatttaagccataataataatcttcattcttttcatgtaaataactttatatatatatatattttacagtatATATCTTTGTTGTATTTCCAACAGCAGTTagataagtttattttgtatattgaagacaaattattgtatgacaaatattatgaaggtggtagagcctggCTGTGGTCATgtaactacagctcgaacatgggctggctcgaccgggcaAGTACCACCTTCTTACAGAAGCTCGGtttgaagtagcctttaatggctgcgtttcatcCGATGAGtcagagagccggttgccctttccctattcccaccttttcctgACATTcccttattcccacccttcCCTATTCCTATAAAACAAgcttggcaacgcatccgcaacagagatgtgcggatgtccatgggcgacggtagctgctgcccaccaagtaggccgtctgctcgtttgccacctttaacataaaaaacaataaatatatattatcatatgtCATCAAGTCCACACCGCTTCAAGTGCCTGCTTGCTTTGTACATAATGTTAATacaccaaatatatatgtaacgtTGATATATCGTTTCATTCATTAAATGTCTTCTGTACGCCAGAATCTTATTTAAACTGCCACCTCTGAATAACCAGTAATTACCATAATTTATGTGCCctgtaacataatttaatatcaacaaaaataatttctttaactccgaacaaatgtttaatatttcggTTATATAGATTGTGCTTCAGAATGCATCGATATGATAATTGAATGACAAcagtgtattattataatatattaacggTTACCCAGCATTTGAAGGCTGTTCGAATATTTCATGAGGTCACTGTTACCGGCTGTCGGCCAGTTTGACAGCATCCATGCCTTGACTTTGAGACATTCTGTTTAACTGGATTTGATATGCGGAAGTACATCGGAAATTATTCATTCACATTACATCTGCGATTCTTTtaactgtttataatttttatttcgtcatTTCAGATATCAAATAAGTAAAGATACGAAATATCTATTTCACAGTATGTGAAATggatttttacataaatttgttattaatgaaTGTTCCTtcctattataacaaaaaaaatcaaaaaaggaAGGTGTGGCCCATGAGGGGATCGAACCCGCGACCTTCGCGTTATTAGCACGACGCTCTAACCAACTGAGCTAATGGGCCTGTACTAGACATGTCGAAATAATAGTAAACTTTAAATGAGACAACATCtgtttaaatactatttataatgaatctaTGATAGACAGGAGTCATTTgaaatacacatttttatttaatcaaaaacatattttcgtatgatttgtatgtaatttgtttagttttaatcttatatatagcTTTCTAACTTTCTGTAAATAGAAACATTAAGCTCAGACGTGTTTGACGTCATACCGACACGCGATCACTGCGAAGGACATACAACACGTGCGTGTCACACTGCAGAATATTGCTCTCTTcgggaatattttaaaataaatatatatttttatgcacaAATTTCTATGTAGTTTTTGTCCTTAAAAAGACTTTCGgataactataattatttcaaatatttcctGAACAACCCACAAcggtttacaaaattaaatttagacaTTTTCCAACAGATGTTTagcgaaattaaattaatgtcttGAAATctctgtttatttttgaacGGTTCTAAGTCCACTAGTTTGAAATAGGTGTAGATGTTTAACGCTTGccaagttaattttatatgagctGACATCTTTTGTGTAGAAATGGCGGTCAAATTACGAGACTGGAAACTTCTAAtgacatttagttttttttatacgtcACAAAATACGTTTTACTTCCAGAAacgtaattcatatttatttcgttactTTTAGTTGAGTTAAAATacgtaaactttaaaaattgcatacttttttttttactgtaaagtaaaaattttttgaatttaactttataatatttattatttcatttatttataagttttaaataattacattgccGTTGGATTGGAGagttctaattttaaataaaaatcgtcgatttaaaattttgtcgtttatctgtttttttatacgtaCATAGTATggtgatttatatttgaatgaatattcTGTAAgtcaattcaaattaaatttaaccatTACATTTAATAGTACTCATACTAAAAATACTCATTTAATAAGCCAGGGCCATAAGGTCTATGACGACGTGTTTTGGGTTAAAGAACTTGGCACAAATCGATTGTTTTAGTCTTAATAGGTAAAACCGGCGGAGACCGGTTTTTTTGGCAAGCGGCCGACCACGCCTTCGTATTGACTAAGTCACACTTGCACTTGGGAATGTTAAGCCATtccaaatatgtaatatatatacatattattgtattaataattgtttaaaatttttggtagATGGTGATCAAACgtgaattagtttttaaaaataaccaaatTTACAAAATGCAAATATACGTTCTTTAAGGgacattaatgtaaaataattaaaatcgtgCCATTTATTATGCAGTACAATGGAAAGAAAAAACATCTTTTGCGTAACCTTTAGTTCTGCAGATATTTTCTCTCGATATGTTCACCTTCAGTGTTGACGTCACAGGCGAGGGCGAGGTCGAGGTCGCGTAAGGTCACTACCAACGTCTGCACTCTCTTTATGTGAAAATGCCTTTTACTAAATACCTataggtttaaaataaatattatataccaaATCGATATTGCTATAATAAATAGAGaagaattttaaacatgtttttttatgagcATCGCTTCACAAACCTGTGAAATGTCTCTTAAGTGAAATGCTTTCTCTATATTTAGTACCACGTGTCTGCTGgctttgtgtttattattaaacaggtCTCGAGTAAAATATTACGCAGAAGTatgacatttcattttataaataaaagaaaacacaCTAATTTCCCTGGAAATAGTGATCTTATGACAACGATATTGCAATTAgtcattagaataaaaattgaacTCTCATCTGTAGGTTGAATGAGTACCGTCGCCGTACTGTCCGAGCCCTAAATACCGTGGGAAGCAGACCAATTTACACTTGCGAAAGGTATGGAGCCGTGCGTGTGTCGAATTGGACGAAATCTGTTACGGAGACCTTTTTCTTTACACTCTCACCTTACGAAATAAACATGTATCCCACTGAAGACACACCTTACTTAGTATAACATTGTAACACATACaattaatgtttgaaattaaaggaTCTAAGgacttagtatttttattacataaaattatacaattcaaatatgtataacGTTTCTGACAAGATTAATGTGATTACTTATGACAGATAagtgacattttttaaaataattaataaattatagaaaaataaaacttattcttattaaaaattgatttgaTAAAATGCGATCAACACCTTGAAAAATATCGTTTATAAGTACTTAGTTTTCCGTATATTTTTCTAGCCTTAAACGTTATTATAaatctgtaatttaaatataaaaatctgattgaagaaatatttttgcgaATTACATGTTttcctattatatttatagtttatatagaaatagcGTCTGTATGTTAACAATGATTCTGTGTTTCATTGAGTTGGCGTAAGGGGGGAATCGATACTGGGCCTTGGGGTGAGCGAATGACGTCAGAGTTCAGACGCCCACTCGtcggtttatatatattttgttgggTGAATATTacgatatatttcttataatagatgtatttttgaatttatatagaatatattaattttggaatatggatgtataaataacacggaaagtattaattttgtaacattatttataatataaactatgttATGAATATGAACAGTggctgtttaaaatttttacgtaGTAAACACTATTTGCAATTTGGAAGcaactaaaatatatcagtAATATTAGTCGTAATACACTTTAGTCTTTAATATTCTGGTTTAggtaattcaatatttattttggataAATTCTTTGCAGTAAACCATGTAACCTAGTAAATTTACATAAGAACTTATGCATTTGCTCCTTctcatgtttttaaaaagacaagttgagaaaaattaaaatacaatctatttataaacataatgagTTGTGAAATGGTCataatttaatgtcaattGAACTGTCAACGCTCAAGTGACATGAAAAGTCATTCGTACCAAATGTCAGGTTATAAAGCAATTGATGTGAATTAAAAGGATTATTGCAGAAATTTTCTTGGACGTGACTCTATTACCCATCGTTGTGGTGAAAGGTAACCAGCGATTTGTTTGTGAATAGttgtttgaatgaaaatagaaGGAACTTAGGCTTATACAACATGATACTGtgtatattagttttgttttcaatactgtataatttttttttatatcagcgtgttaatatttaaaaaaagtatattatatcattctCTTTTGAATTAAACCAAAGCATAGTACCCTTCATCGTGAAACCATCCCTGACATTGGCAGAGGGTGCGTCGTCCAAATGTCGGGTGAGGTGTGGGCGTGAGGGTGGAGGGTGGAGGGTGTTATGAATGGCTGACGTCACGCGGCGCGCGCACGGACCTTGAACTTGATCGATCTTGCACTTGAATGCAATACTGTTTATTTTGCGAGGTTATGTAAACTTGGTGTGGGTTTCATGGACATACTTTGATGTttacattttctaaatttaaacctCGTCGTTCTACAGTCGTActgatacattatttattcattctattaagtatttttttttatttactagacttaaattgaataacaactcatattaatgttaatattaatattttatttagaatggTACGTTAAATAATGACTTGCTTTGGTTTTGACTTGTGAGACTGAGGTTTACACGGTTCGTTTATATTGCTCTGTAACTCGACCATTGAACATTCGTCTgattcaatgaaaattttatatctacacaAAGTCGACAGTATTGTCACattcttctatatttttaaacacgaaAAATCAATGatccttttatataattataaacacaattttatcatttctgtcaatattcaaatattgtaaTTGGGCTGAAAGTTAGATGAGACGAGAACTTTTgcgcattccatggattcaccgtgcgggcgcCTGGTCCATCacattgcagggagaggagcta is part of the Danaus plexippus chromosome 2, MEX_DaPlex, whole genome shotgun sequence genome and harbors:
- the LOC116779419 gene encoding coiled-coil and C2 domain-containing protein 1-like isoform X2 encodes the protein MYKKPTSGKKTNLSQFGLIDIPDLDDEEAMDLSDDDVDLEAELAALSGGKKQQRQRKPAPVPASDLDAMIAASLKDIPSDEDVSGDEDDPDLLDELQALAIDDQPQLEPPRSRTSRPAPPPPSAENSIVSLLQERISNYAIAEKNAKESGESGRARRFGRALKTLNDLLKQAKSGKSINDEDIPPPVSVGKPKPDVPREMPSNDPQPEPTNTLPEPLTPTQVPLPPPRTTSIPPNPEEPRSPTPPEPKEPPPLLSDVDPARAQGLQLILNRKAEFKAAALSSKHSGDKTLALEYLKVVKQFDIVVEAYKSGQEMDLSELPTPEGIAAAVKGQKEEEQVQNAAEPDPEVPPEPAGLITASSVDEALRQRLAHFQEQESKAKDEGNTSKARRMGRIVKQYQDAIKMHKAGRPIPTDELPTPNGYAPIPTGESPSPRPAPSASPRRPAPTSVPSPSPSPSPSRAPSRYDKQIALLLHKQKQFKEAALQAKKDGNIEQAKEYLRAAKGFDSVLEAARGGLAVDLASLPPSPGEQKTLEDTFDIVTVEECVSVGDITSEDTDVMAALQRQLTKQMKMCLTNKEHYRAMGNVAESNRYHHLAATTKQDLDMVIVARSLSQGPPKFHYENRKFSIVQCNTDLNETDLELTIVRGITYNVANPKDVDTYVKFEFPFPQDAPVSDRTQLIKDTNNPQYDAVFSIPIQRSSRACLRVFKRHAIKFEVYSRGGWFRSDTLVGSVSVKLAPLESVTTLHDSYPLMEGRRPAGGSLEVKLRVRTPLLQQQFEHTTVRWLIIDP
- the LOC116779419 gene encoding coiled-coil and C2 domain-containing protein 1-like isoform X1; this encodes MYKKPTSGKKTNLSQFGLIDIPDLDDEEAMDLSDDDVDLEAELAALSGGKKQQRQRKPAPVPASDLDAMIAASLKDIPSDEDVSGDEDDPDLLDELQALAIDDQPQLEPPRSRTSRPAPPPPSAENSIVSLLQERISNYAIAEKNAKESGESGRARRFGRALKTLNDLLKQAKSGKSINDEDIPPPVSVGKPKPDVPREMPSNDPQPEPTNTLPEPLTPTQVPLPPPRTTSIPPNPEEPRSPTPPEPKEPPPLLSDVDPARAQGLQLILNRKAEFKAAALSSKHSGDKTLALEYLKVVKQFDIVVEAYKSGQEMDLSELPTPEGIAAAVKGQKEEEQVQNAAEPDPEVPPEPAGLITASSVDEALRQRLAHFQEQESKAKDEGNTSKARRMGRIVKQYQDAIKMHKAGRPIPTDELPTPNGYAPIPTGESPSPRPAPSASPRRPAPTSVPSPSPSPSPSRAPSRYDKQIALLLHKQKQFKEAALQAKKDGNIEQAKEYLRAAKGFDSVLEAARGGLAVDLASLPPSPGEQKTLEDTFDIVTVEECVSVGDITSEDTDVMAALQRQLTKQMKMCLTNKEHYRAMGNVAESNRYHHLAATTKQDLDMVIVARSLSQGPPKFHYENRKFSIVQCNTDLNETDLELTIVRGITYNVANPKDVDTYVKFEFPFPQDAPVSDRTQLIKDTNNPQYDAVFSIPIQRSSRACLRVFKRHAIKFEVYSRGCSLCCSGWFRSDTLVGSVSVKLAPLESVTTLHDSYPLMEGRRPAGGSLEVKLRVRTPLLQQQFEHTTVRWLIIDP